The sequence TGATGGCCACGACGCTGGTGATGTAGGGCAGGAAGTAAATGGACGTGAGCGGACCCTGCAGGCGTTTGAGGCCCGTGTTGATGGCAAATGCCAGGGGGATGGCAATCAGGTGCTGTGGAACGCCGGACATGATGCCAATGGCGAGGGTGTTCTTCAGCGAGTCCCAGAACATCGGGTCGGTGAGGTTATCGCGGTAATTTTCGAGTCCCACGTACTCCATGGCGCCCAGACCCGCGGCGGGCGCCCAGTACTGGAAGGAGAGGTAGAACATGAACACGATCGGGAAGAGTCCGAACGCCAGGAACAGGATGAAGAACGGGCTGATGAAGATGTAGGGCGCGTATTTGCGCTGGAAGTTGTCCCAGCGGGCGGCGAGGGGCAGGCGTTCGCGGGATGTGGGTGCGTGAGCTTGCACGGGAACTCCTAAAAAAACACCCGGGGGGCGAACCCCCGCGGGTGTTGGGGTGGGGATTCAGGCCCCGCGCGTGGCGAGATCATGAATCCGGTGCCTGGCTAAGATTTACCGGCGGGCGCGGCGCTCGATGAGCTGCTTGGCTTCCGCGAGGGCAGCGTTGCAGTCACGCGAGCCGTCGAGGACGCTGCCGATGGCGGTGTTGACGATCTCCTCGGCGATGGGGTCCTGCCTGTGCACTTCAAGCGGCTGGATTCTGGTGGCCGCGTTGCGCCACAGGACGCGGGCTTTCTGGTTCGCGAGGTACGGGACGCCCTCATTGAAGAGGGGTGCGTTGTTCGCGGCCTTGAGGGCGGGGAACGCGCCGGTCGTCTTGAACGCAAGGACCTGCTGGTCGCGGTTGGTGGTCATGTAGTTGATGAACTGCCACGCGGCGGCCTTGTTCTTGCTTTGGGTGGGGATGGCGTAGAAGCTGCCGCCCCATGACGCGAAGGTGCCGCCGGGAAGCTGCTGGACGTTCCACTTGCCCGCAAAGTCCTTGGCGAGCCAGTTCTGCAGGTGACCGGCGAGCCAGGCGCCGCTGAATTCGGTGGCGAGGTTGCCTTTCTGGAAGGCGGTGATCCACTCGGGGGAGAAGGCGCCGCCGGCGCGGGCGTCGAGTTTGGCGTCACGGACCTTCTTGGCGGTAGTGCAGGCGTCCATGAAGCGCTTGTTCTCGGGGCCGACGAGGACCTTGTTCGCTTTGTCGAAGTAGACGCCCTGCCCGGCGGGGATGTTCGTGCGGATGATGATGCTGGCAACGGTAGATGCGTCGGGGATCAGGAAGCTGCCGGGGTTGGCGGCGACGACTTTCCTGCCGTTCG is a genomic window of Deinococcus malanensis containing:
- a CDS encoding ABC transporter substrate-binding protein; this encodes MKKGLMFLATLALASSALAQKQTITVGVYPNLDDVVKAAIPGFVKANPNIDVKLVVLEWADHHNALTTALATGAGAQDVVAVDFGYVAKFAEGAGLENLARAPYNGNTLKNRFVTYTFPQATHQGRLVAIPTDIGPGTMYYRTDMLKKAGVTPADLNRSWDSYITNGRKVVAANPGSFLIPDASTVASIIIRTNIPAGQGVYFDKANKVLVGPENKRFMDACTTAKKVRDAKLDARAGGAFSPEWITAFQKGNLATEFSGAWLAGHLQNWLAKDFAGKWNVQQLPGGTFASWGGSFYAIPTQSKNKAAAWQFINYMTTNRDQQVLAFKTTGAFPALKAANNAPLFNEGVPYLANQKARVLWRNAATRIQPLEVHRQDPIAEEIVNTAIGSVLDGSRDCNAALAEAKQLIERRARR